In a genomic window of Myxococcaceae bacterium JPH2:
- a CDS encoding N-acetylmuramoyl-L-alanine amidase, translated as MSVRLSHLVLPVLLLLAPRASGASKRDEAEAAYQQARRAYYSLKDDAARRKLRHHWLNVTARFEAVAARYPKSDRAPDALFTAAELLQELSRISFVEGDLQSAIADYTKLLEAHPKHRLADDAALALARIDLNRLDKPEAARRVLTEALSTNPKSDQAKELRELLATLPPPPKPAPTKSSPKSTPAARTTPDITVAEAPVAERSALVEAVTKLAREPSPMIPRLDPSTEGVKEASSAPAKDMHPSREPSAPAVASAKDTRPASEPVAKSEPAVAKAEPASKPEPTKPESIAKAESATKPEPARETPSGRAVASRSEARKEPVFESEPPRPVTAPVDERVAQARLKAVARQSKSAELTLAEQLGLKVRRVVIDPGHGGHDPGSMGKGGTREKDVALSISKKLAAELRERGLEVLLTREDDRFIRLEDRAKFANEQHGDLFISVHCNSAVSRKLRGIETYTLNTSADRYSIRLAARENASSEKGIGDLQFILADLATKANTEESSRLAMQVQKSLVSNLSPKYGGIKDLGHKEALFYVLLGAKMPAILVETAFISNAEEEERLASDGYQEAVAQSIAHGVEEFLGDRSRVAKVD; from the coding sequence ATGTCCGTGCGCCTGTCCCACCTCGTCCTGCCCGTGTTGCTGTTGCTCGCCCCGCGCGCATCCGGGGCCAGCAAGCGCGACGAGGCCGAGGCCGCGTACCAGCAGGCGCGTCGGGCCTACTACTCGCTGAAGGACGATGCCGCGCGGCGGAAGCTGCGCCACCACTGGCTCAACGTGACGGCCCGCTTCGAGGCCGTGGCCGCGCGCTACCCCAAGAGCGACCGCGCGCCGGACGCGCTCTTCACCGCCGCCGAGCTGCTCCAGGAGCTGAGCCGCATCTCCTTCGTCGAGGGCGACCTCCAGTCGGCCATCGCGGACTACACGAAGCTCTTGGAGGCGCACCCGAAGCACCGGCTCGCGGACGACGCGGCGCTGGCGCTCGCGCGCATCGACCTGAACCGGCTGGACAAGCCGGAGGCCGCGCGCCGCGTGCTGACCGAGGCGCTCTCCACCAACCCCAAGAGCGATCAGGCCAAGGAGCTGCGCGAGCTGCTCGCCACGCTGCCGCCCCCGCCCAAGCCGGCGCCCACGAAGTCCAGCCCGAAGTCCACGCCCGCGGCCCGCACCACCCCGGACATCACCGTGGCCGAGGCCCCTGTCGCCGAGCGCTCCGCGCTGGTGGAGGCCGTGACGAAGCTGGCGCGCGAGCCGTCGCCCATGATTCCCCGCCTGGATCCGTCCACCGAGGGCGTGAAGGAGGCCTCCAGCGCGCCCGCGAAGGACATGCATCCGTCGCGCGAGCCGTCCGCTCCGGCCGTGGCCTCGGCCAAGGACACCAGGCCCGCCAGCGAGCCCGTCGCGAAGTCCGAGCCGGCCGTCGCCAAGGCCGAGCCTGCGTCGAAGCCCGAGCCCACGAAGCCCGAGTCCATCGCCAAGGCGGAGTCCGCCACCAAGCCCGAGCCCGCCCGTGAGACGCCGTCGGGTCGCGCGGTCGCGTCCAGGTCCGAGGCGCGCAAGGAGCCCGTGTTCGAGTCCGAGCCGCCGCGCCCCGTGACGGCGCCGGTGGATGAGCGCGTGGCCCAGGCCCGCCTCAAGGCCGTGGCCCGTCAGTCCAAGAGCGCCGAGCTGACCCTGGCCGAGCAGCTGGGGCTGAAGGTCCGCCGTGTCGTCATCGACCCGGGCCATGGCGGTCACGACCCCGGCTCCATGGGCAAGGGGGGCACGCGCGAGAAGGACGTGGCGCTGTCCATCTCGAAGAAGCTGGCGGCGGAGCTGCGCGAGCGCGGGCTGGAGGTCCTCCTGACGCGCGAGGACGATCGCTTCATCCGCCTGGAGGACCGCGCGAAGTTCGCCAATGAGCAGCACGGCGATCTCTTCATCTCGGTGCACTGCAACTCGGCGGTGAGCCGCAAGCTGCGCGGCATCGAGACGTACACGCTCAACACCTCGGCGGACCGCTACTCCATCCGGTTGGCCGCGCGCGAGAACGCGTCCTCGGAGAAGGGCATCGGCGACCTCCAGTTCATCCTCGCGGACCTGGCGACCAAGGCGAACACCGAGGAGTCCTCGCGGCTGGCCATGCAGGTGCAGAAGAGCCTCGTGTCCAACCTCTCGCCCAAGTACGGCGGCATCAAGGACCTGGGCCACAAGGAGGCCCTCTTCTACGTGCTGCTCGGCGCGAAGATGCCGGCCATCCTGGTGGAGACCGCCTTCATCTCCAACGCGGAGGAGGAGGAGCGCCTCGCGTCGGACGGCTACCAGGAGGCCGTGGCGCAGTCCATTGCCCACGGTGTCGAGGAGTTCCTCGGCGACCGCAGCCGCGTGGCCAAGGTGGACTGA